GCCTTCCAGATCGTCGGTCGCCCGAGGACGCGCTTTCCAGCGACCTCAACGACGAGCGAGCCCACGAGCAGTGAGATCGCAGCGACGTGTCCGGTCACCTTCGCACCGCCGGCGCGGAGCTCTACGGCGCCGCCGCGGTAGACGAGAGCAAGCCGCGGCGGGCGCGGGAGCTTCAGCGCGTCGGCGCACGCATTGACGAGCGTGCGCAGCGGCGGAAGGAAGCTGGGCTTGGTCGGCAGCATGACGCTCACGATAGCTCGCTATCGCTTGCTCCCTGTGGCGGGCGGTGCCGCTCGGTTCGCGGGGACCACCTCCACGAGGAGCTTCACCACCTCACGCGTCCACCCAGCGACGTGCCGCTCGGCGCCCGCGCCTTCGTAGCGATTGAAGTAGGACCCGTATTCGAGCGTCCCGCGCCACCCGCCCCCGCTCGCTGTGAGCTTCACGACGCTCGGCTGGGCAAGGCACTCGCGACTCCCGTCGGGCAACATCTCTTGGCACGCGCAGGTGCCCGGTTCGAGCGTGCACCGTTCGTCGCAACCGAAGCAGCCGAAGGGGCGCTCGTCCATCGAGGTCCCCTCGAGCACCAGCGAAGCGCCCTCGTCGTAGGCGACCGCCTTGAAGCCGATGAGCGAGCTCGGCATCTCGAGCCACGTGAAGCCGGCGTCGTCTTTGTACGCGGTGCAGGGCCTCAGCCGGTATTCGGCGCCGGTGCGGCAGGCGTAGTTGCCCGGCTTGAGCCTCGAGGGTCGCGCCGGCCCTGCCAGCACGCTGGAGCGATGGCGCGGCGCCTCGGGAAACGAGATCGCCCGGCGGCGTTCGTCGTCGGTCATCGCGCGTTCGAGCGGCGCGGCAGCTCCAGCCTCGACGACACGCGGCGCCGGCGCCGGCGCATGGGCGCGATCCGCCGCGCGCGGCGTCGCAGCCGCGGCCGACACCGACTGCGGGCCATCGGACGAAGCGGCGCCTGGGGCAACCGCCACCGCGGGCGCTTCGGAGCTCGAGGCTGCGCACGAAGCGATCGACGTGCAAAGGAGGAGGGCGGGGCCGAGCCCCGCGGCGCGAGGATTCATGAGGCCGCTTGTGTCCTCATGACGCCGTGGGTGGCGTGTTCGGCAGCGAAGTCGTCGTCGATGCCGCCTCGGCCGGGCGCGTCACCGATCAGCGGGGCGGCGAAGTCCGCGTGCATTCTCTGGAACGTCTTCGTGGCGAAGGCCCATTGGTGCAGGGCCATCCCTCCGACGCCCATGGGATTGGCCAGCGCTTGGTCGACGCCGGCGCCGTACCCGTCGATGGATATTGAGAACGCGTCTACCCGAAGCCTCGACATGCGGGTCACTCCTGCTGGGTCGTTCGCCGTCGTGACAACGCGGCCCTCGCACCATCACACCACGAACAGGGCTTCTGTGGTCATCCAGGAGGCCCGGCGGGAGACCCCGGCGAAACAACTCTCTCGCCGCCCACTCCGAAGGGATGATGCGCAAGTTCGAGGCCATCGTCTTTGGTGACGGGTCTCTCTAGCGCGCCCGCGGCCGCGATCTTTGACATCGGCGCAGCCCGGGGCGAGCCTCGCGCGATGCGTCAGAACGCCGCTCGCTTTGCCTTCGCCCTCTTGGCCGCCGGGGCCAGCGCGTGCCGAAAGGACACGAACGCTACGTCGACCCCAAGCGCCGCGAGCACCCAAGCCGGCGCCAGCGCGACGCCGCAGCTCACCGTCACGTCGTCGACGCTAAGCGACGGCAAGCCCATGCCGAAGGCGTACGTGTGCATCGACGACAAGCACCGCGACAAGTCGCCGCCCCTCGCGTGGTCGAAGGGCCCCCTTGGCACGGAGTATTACGCCATCGAGATGCTCGACCTCGACGCGCCGCACGTCCCCAACGACTGGGACAAGGAGGCCAAGAACTTCGTGCACTGGCGCGTGATCAACGTGCCGAGCACGATGCTCTCGGTGCCCGAGTCTTCGAACGGCGCGCCACCGAACGCCGGCATGGCCGTGGCAAACGACTTCGGTCACGGCTACGGCGGTCCCTGCCCGCCTCCCGGCGCGCCGGCCCATCGCTACGCCATCACGGTCTACGCGCTCCCGAAGAAGCAGGCGATGAACCTCCCCATCCCGAAGGCGGAGGCGCTAGCGACGGGGACGCTCACCGTGACTTACGCGCGATAGGCCCACGGCGGGGTCGTATCCCAACGAGCGGTGCCGTGTGAGAATCGCTGGAAGTCGGGCGGGACTCGTCAACAACCTGAACGCTCGCCTTTGTCGTCCTCGCGCGCGGAAGCAAGGGGCTCGCCTCGCTACGCG
This genomic stretch from Myxococcales bacterium harbors:
- a CDS encoding YbhB/YbcL family Raf kinase inhibitor-like protein, which translates into the protein MRQNAARFAFALLAAGASACRKDTNATSTPSAASTQAGASATPQLTVTSSTLSDGKPMPKAYVCIDDKHRDKSPPLAWSKGPLGTEYYAIEMLDLDAPHVPNDWDKEAKNFVHWRVINVPSTMLSVPESSNGAPPNAGMAVANDFGHGYGGPCPPPGAPAHRYAITVYALPKKQAMNLPIPKAEALATGTLTVTYAR